A segment of the Fusobacterium ulcerans genome:
GGCATAGAATTCTTGACAAGGTTCTCCATATGCCAAGTGATATGCTTCCAGTAGGAGAAATAGTATTCTTTGGGATACTGGCTTTTGGAATGTGGATATTCTTTAGATCAAGAACTGGGTATGCGATGAAAGCTGTAGGAACTAATGATAAATTTGCAAAAGCAACTGGAATCAATATAGACAAAATAAGAATAGAGTCTGTTGTTATGTCCACAGTATTAGCAGCAATTGGAATTGTAGTGTATCAACAAAGTTTTGGATTTGTACAGTTATATCTTGCACCATTTTATATGGCATTCCCTGCTATAGCAGCAATACTTATAGGGGGAGCATCTGTAAATAAAGTTACTATTGTCAATGTTATAGTTGGAACATTTTTATTTCAAGGAATATTGACAATGACACCTACAGTTGTTAATAATATAATCCAGACAGATATGTCAGAAACGATAAGAATCATAGTATCTAATGGAATGATATTATATGCTTTGACAAGAAAGGAAGGTGCTGGAAGTGGAAAATAAAATCAAAAAATTCTTAGTAAATAATGTAGTTCCTATTTTTATGGTGATAATAATACTTCTGTCTATACCAATTTCTGGATTGAGTATAGAATATCTTATTCAGGAAATAATTCTGAGATTGTCTCGTAATCTTTTCCTTGTACTGTCTCTTTTGATACCTATAATAGCAGGAATGGGATTAAACTTTGGTATAGTACTGGGAGCAATGGCTGGACAGATAGCTCTTATATTTATAACTGATTGGAATGTAGTTGGGCTTCAGGGATTTTTTCTTGCAGTGATAATTACTCTTCCAATAGCAGCCTTTATGGGTTATATAGGTGGAGTTGTTTTAAATAGAGCAAAAGGTAGAGAAATGATTACTTCTATGATACTTGGATTTTTTATAAATGGAGTATATCAGCTTTTAGTTCTATATGGAATGGGAAAAGTTATCCCTATAAGAAATGAAGCTATACTTCTTTCAAGAGGACATGGAATAAGAAATGCAATAGATCTTAAAAATATAAGAAGAGCTTTAGATGATGGAATAGTTTTTAATATAGGACAATATTCTATTCCTGTATTAACTATCCTTGCTATAGTACTTTTATGCCTTTTTATAGTTTGGTTCAGAAAAACTAAACTTGGTCAGGATATGAGAGCAATAGGACAGGACATAGAAGTATCTAAATCTTCTGGAATTGCAGTTGACAGAACAAGGATATTAGCTATTGTTATTTCAACTATTCTTGCAGGGATAGGGCAACTAATATTTCTTCAAAATATTGGAACTATGAATACATATAACAGCCATGAGCAAATAGGAATGTTTGCTATTGCTGCTCTTTTAATAGGGGGAGCAACTGTATCTAAAGCCAGTATTCCAAATGCACTTAGTGGAGTAATCCTTTTTCATACTATGTTTGTTCTGGCTCCAAGAGCGGGAAAAGAACTTATTGGTTCAGCACAGATAGGAGAATATTTCAGAGTATTTGTATCTTATGGAATAATTGCTTTGGTTCTTATTCTTCATCAATGGAGAAGAGAGAAAGAAAAAGAGGCAGAAAGAAAAAGAATACTTGAAATGAATTCTAGTCAGGTAGGTGGTAACTAATGAAAATAGTTAGAAACTGGATAATTTTGATAGTTGTACTTGTAGGGATTGCTGCTGCTCTCTTTGTCAGTGGAAAACAGCATAAAGTTTTCATAGATAATAAAAAAGTTGGTGAATATGTAGCTGTAGATGTTTCATATTCTGTAAATGGAGAAAAAGCTAAAAAAATCAGAGTAAATAAAAAAGCTATGGTATATGTAAAAGGACCTAAACATAAATTAATTATTGAATTTAAAGACACTACTGGAAAAAATGTAACATTAGAAAATGAATTTAAACTTACACCAACTGAAGATGCAACTATTTATCTTCCTCTGTTGATAAACGGAGAAGAAAACTGGATAAAAAGCGACAATTAAATTAATCTTAAATCTAATAATAGAGCTCTCTTTCTTTAGAGAGCTTTTCATTTTTTTTAACTAAAAAATGTCAAAAAAAGTTATCTTTTTTTCAATTAGTATGGTATAATATATTGTTATTTAATTAAAAAAAATATGTCTTTTTTGAATTATGATAAATAATATTTAAAAAGATGTATTCTGACGCTGATATGGGGATAAGCAGAAAAATGATCACCAGTAATAGTGGTCAATATAACAGAGATGTATTAGGAAAATCAATGGGATTTTCTGCGGACTTTATTAACTCGGAGGAAAAAATGAGAAAAAAAATATTTGTATTATTAATTTTTCTTTTTTCTTTTACTGCTTTTTCAGGAACTACAATAAACGAAAGTGAGCTAAAAAATAAACAGTTTTATCTAAATAAAAGAATTGATTTTAGTGCAATACAAGGAAATGAAAGAAAAAAATTATTCATACAAACACTTGTACCAATAATTGAAAACATAGAAATGGAGATAAAAACTGAAAAAGAGCAGGTAAAGAAAATAATAGAAAAAGGTGTAAGAACCCAAGAAGAAAAGGATATTTTAAATAATGCTTTTGCAAAATACAAAGTAAAAAACATGAATACTGATGAACTTTTGAATAAAATGATAGTTCCACCTACTTCATTGATAATAGCTCAAGCTTCATTAGAAAGCGGGTGGGGGACCTCAAACGTAGCTAAAAAAGGAAATAACCTTTTTGGAATGAAGTCTTTTTCAAAAGAACAGGAGAAAAGTGTCAAGGTAGGAAAAGGAACTTATTATAAAAAGTATAATACTATTGATGATTCTGTAAAGGATTATATAATGACATTAGCAAGACATGGAGCTTATAAACAACTTAGAGCTGCAATAGTTAATGGCGAAAATTCATTAAAGTTGGTAAAACACTTGAATAATTATTCTGAAATAAGAGAAGAGTACGGAAGAAAACTTACTACTATAATAAAAGCAAATGATTTATTAGAGCATGATGCCTAGTTTAAAAAGATGAAAAAGAATATTAAATTATTTGATTTTCAAAATATAAGTGTTTGAAAATAAAACATTTTTTTTAAATTACACTTGACAAGATGCGAAAAATAATATAAACTTTAAGTAGTTAAAAAATTTTATGAATATTAGGAGGGATTTTAATGTACGTAATAGATAAAGACGCTTGTATAGGATGCGGAGCTTGTGAAGGAACTTGTCCAGTAGGAGCAATATCATCAACTGATGATGGAAAATATGGAATATCAGATTCATGTGTTGACTGTGGAGCTTGTGCAGGTGGATGTCCTGTTTCTGCTATAGCAGCTGAGTAATTAAGTTAAATTAGAAAGAGCCTATTCAAGGCTCTTTTTTTTGTCTTTTTGTAAAAAAAAATTAACTGACAGTTAACAAAAAAATAATTGTTTATTATTGAAACACTCTTGTTGAGTTTTTCTTAAAAACTATAGAGATAGAGAGTGGATATGATTAAGCTGGGTAGAGGCAGGAAAAGAATTATATTAAGCAGATAAGAAAAGAATATAAAAAAGAGAGTAATCAAAGCTAAAAATTCTATTTTGCTTCTAAATTACTCTCTCTTAATTATATATAGTTTAAAAATTATCTGGGTTTTAAATAAAGTTGTTAAAATTTATTGTCTATAGATTACAGCTAAGAATATCTTTAATTATTTGTTCTTTAGTAATACCATTTTCTTCCATAATTTCATTTACCTCATATCTATCAATAAATTCTTTTTTGAATCCATAATTTTTAACTTTCATATCTGTTGTTCCATAGAAAGATGCTATCTTTTCTCCAAATCCACCATTTAAAATACCATCTTCTAAAGTGATAACTATATCATGATTATTTTGAAGTTCTGTGAGCATTTCTTTATCAAGTCCTGTAATATATCTTGGATTAATTAATGTTGGTGTAAATCCAAGTTCTTTTTCTATTTCTCTTAAAACCTCTTCTCCTAATTGATAAAAATCCCCTAAAGCTAATATTGCTACTTTACTTCCTTTTACATCCATTTGATATTTGTTAATATTACTGTAATCAGTGTCAACATGTCTATTATCTGATATGACATCATTACTTGGAATACGAATAGCTACAGGATACTGAGTTTGTTCTATACTCCAGTCCAGCATGGCAAGATATTCATCTTTAGAAGTAGGTGCCAGATAAATAATATTAGGGATATTTGAAATCAATGGAATATCAAAAATACCTAAGTGTGTAACATCGTTCATGCTGTAAATAGATGCTCCATTTACCAGAATAGTTGCAGGATTATTATTGATACATAAATCTTGTGATATTTGATCATATGTTCTTTGAATAAAACTTGAATATGTAGCAAATACCGGCTTACAACCATTTTTAGCAATTCCTGAAATCATGGCAACAGCGTGTTCTTCAGCAATTCCAACATCAATAAACTGTTTTCCTGCTTCTTTTCTTTTTTCAGAAGTAAATCCAATATTAGTTGGAACTCCTGCAACAACAGCAGTTACTTTAGGATCTTTTTTCATTTTATTCAATAGATATTCTCCAGTTATTGAACCATAATCTTCACCAAAAGACAGAGATACCTTTCCTGTTTCTATATCAAATGGAAAGTTCCAGTGCCAGTTTTCTTTATTCTCTTCAGCAAATTTAAATCCTTTACCTTTTTGAGTATTGATATGAACTACAATTGGGTGATTGATATCTTTTACCTTTGTAAATACTTCAATTAGGTTTTCAATATTATTTCCTTCATTTTCATAGATATAGTCTAATCCCATTGCTTTAAAGAGATTGCATTCATGAGTTCCATTGCTTTCTCTTAGTTTTTTTAGATTCTTGTATAGTCCTCCATGATTTTCAGCAATAGACATATCATTGTCATTGACAACAACAATGAAGTTACTGTTTAGATCTCCAGCAAAATCCAGCCCTTCTAATGCTTCTCCACCACTCAAAGAACCGTCTCCAATTACTGCAACAATATTTTCATTGTCATTTTTTAAATCTCTTGCTTTTGCTAATCCTGAAGCCAGACTGACAGATGTTGAAGTGTGACCAACATTAAACATATCATGCTCACTTTCCTCAGGATTTGTATAACCTGAAACATCATGAAAATGTTCTTCATATAGATAAGCATCTTTCCTTCCTGTAAGCATTTTATGAGGATAGCTTTGATGAGATACATCAAATACAAATTTATCCACTGGAGAGTTGAAAACATAGTGCATAGCAATTATTGCCTCAACCATTCCAAGATTTGGTCCTATATGTCCTCCAGTTTTACTCAATCTATTAAGCAGAGCAGCTCTCATTTCATCTGCCAGTTTTTTTAATTCTTCAATATTCATTTCTTTTAAATCTTTTGGACTGTTTATTTTTTCTAAATACATATTTTTCTCCTTATATAGTAATTTTATTTATTTTGTTTCTTGATATATCAAGTCTAACATCTGGAGTGGACTCTAGGTCAAGAAGTAATTTTAATTTTTTTATTGTGATAAAAATCCCCCTCCAAATATTATCTGAAGGGGAAAGGGAAGTAATTATTTTAAATTTGTCTTAAAGAAATTACCTAATTTATCAAAAGGAATCATATCAACACGGTCATATAAGTCTACATGTCCAGCACCAGGAACAATAAGTAATTCTTTTGGTTCAGCTGCACGTCTGTATGCATCTTCACTAAATTCTTTTGAATGAGCCTGATCTCCAGTGATAAATAACATTGGACGAGGAGAGATAGTTTCAATATCATTAAATGGATAGAAGTTCATGAATTTTATATTACTTGTAAGTGTTGGGTGAGTAGTTGTTTCAGTAGTAGCCCCTTCTGGAGTAAATTCTCCACGTGAAGTACGGTAAAAATCATAAAATTCTTTTTCTATTGGAGATGAGTTTTCATCAATTTTATGTACAGTACCACTTGTGTACTCAGTTTTTCCTCCATTAAATTCTGCATAACGTTGTTCAGCAGCATCAGCAATAAACTGTTTACGCTGCTCTAATGTCAATGAATGATTAAGTCCATTACGATTAGCAGATCCCATGTCATACATACTTACTGTGGCAATAGCTTTCATACGAGGATCGATTTTTGCTGCACTGATAGCAAAGCTTCCACTTCCACAGATACCAAGAGCTCCAATCTTATTTGGGTCAACAAATGAATGAGTTCCTAAAAAATCAACTGCTGCACTGAAATCTTCAGCATAGATATCTGGTGATACAGCATTACGAGGCTGGCCCTCTCTTTCACCCCAGAAAGATAAATCTATTGCAAGAGTTACGAATCCTTGTTCTGCCAGTTTTTGAGCATATAGATTAGAAGATTGTTCTTTTACTGCTCCCATTGGATGTCCAATAATAATTGCCGAGTTTTTAGTATTTTGTTTCATATTCTTAGGAACAAAGAGATTACCTGTAACTCCCATTTTATATTGGTTTTGAAATGTAACTTTTTGTAGAGTTACTTTATCGCTTTTATAAAAATTATCTGCTCCATTAGATATATCAGCAGCAAAAACACTTCCTGCTCCAACAGTCATTAAAGTCATTCCAATCATTGCTCTTTTACAAATTGATAATAATGATGATTTTTTCATTTTTAACCTCCTTAAATTTTAATGTTTCTTATCTTGAATAAAGTATATAATAAAAAAACTAAGATAACAAATACTTATATTGGATATCTTAATATGCTTATTTACTATATTTAAATTTTGATTCAAAGGAGGTGTGGTAAAGAAAATAAAAAAGGCTCTGGCAAATAAATTGTTGCCAAAACCTTAATAATAGTTATAAAAATATTTTAAAATTCTAAATTTTCAAGCCATGTATTTACTTCTCTTTTTGGTGCCATATTCAGTTCCCGTATCTTATAATAGATGATACTTCTTACAATATTTATATATT
Coding sequences within it:
- a CDS encoding ABC transporter permease subunit, which encodes MLKNAGWPRIIITLFLLSMYIVSPFIGINLKSALGDTLVRFGMNAILVLSLVPMIQSGTGLNFGMPLGVEAGLLGAVISIEMGLSGFVGFAGAIIISIPFAILFGWIYGHILNKVKGGEMMIATYIGFSSVAVMCIMWLVLPFKSQDMIWAYGGEGLRTTISVESHWHRILDKVLHMPSDMLPVGEIVFFGILAFGMWIFFRSRTGYAMKAVGTNDKFAKATGINIDKIRIESVVMSTVLAAIGIVVYQQSFGFVQLYLAPFYMAFPAIAAILIGGASVNKVTIVNVIVGTFLFQGILTMTPTVVNNIIQTDMSETIRIIVSNGMILYALTRKEGAGSGK
- a CDS encoding ABC transporter permease; the encoded protein is MENKIKKFLVNNVVPIFMVIIILLSIPISGLSIEYLIQEIILRLSRNLFLVLSLLIPIIAGMGLNFGIVLGAMAGQIALIFITDWNVVGLQGFFLAVIITLPIAAFMGYIGGVVLNRAKGREMITSMILGFFINGVYQLLVLYGMGKVIPIRNEAILLSRGHGIRNAIDLKNIRRALDDGIVFNIGQYSIPVLTILAIVLLCLFIVWFRKTKLGQDMRAIGQDIEVSKSSGIAVDRTRILAIVISTILAGIGQLIFLQNIGTMNTYNSHEQIGMFAIAALLIGGATVSKASIPNALSGVILFHTMFVLAPRAGKELIGSAQIGEYFRVFVSYGIIALVLILHQWRREKEKEAERKRILEMNSSQVGGN
- a CDS encoding DUF6672 family protein, which codes for MKIVRNWIILIVVLVGIAAALFVSGKQHKVFIDNKKVGEYVAVDVSYSVNGEKAKKIRVNKKAMVYVKGPKHKLIIEFKDTTGKNVTLENEFKLTPTEDATIYLPLLINGEENWIKSDN
- a CDS encoding glucosaminidase domain-containing protein, translating into MRKKIFVLLIFLFSFTAFSGTTINESELKNKQFYLNKRIDFSAIQGNERKKLFIQTLVPIIENIEMEIKTEKEQVKKIIEKGVRTQEEKDILNNAFAKYKVKNMNTDELLNKMIVPPTSLIIAQASLESGWGTSNVAKKGNNLFGMKSFSKEQEKSVKVGKGTYYKKYNTIDDSVKDYIMTLARHGAYKQLRAAIVNGENSLKLVKHLNNYSEIREEYGRKLTTIIKANDLLEHDA
- a CDS encoding DUF362 domain-containing protein, which codes for MYVIDKDACIGCGACEGTCPVGAISSTDDGKYGISDSCVDCGACAGGCPVSAIAAE
- a CDS encoding 1-deoxy-D-xylulose-5-phosphate synthase, producing MYLEKINSPKDLKEMNIEELKKLADEMRAALLNRLSKTGGHIGPNLGMVEAIIAMHYVFNSPVDKFVFDVSHQSYPHKMLTGRKDAYLYEEHFHDVSGYTNPEESEHDMFNVGHTSTSVSLASGLAKARDLKNDNENIVAVIGDGSLSGGEALEGLDFAGDLNSNFIVVVNDNDMSIAENHGGLYKNLKKLRESNGTHECNLFKAMGLDYIYENEGNNIENLIEVFTKVKDINHPIVVHINTQKGKGFKFAEENKENWHWNFPFDIETGKVSLSFGEDYGSITGEYLLNKMKKDPKVTAVVAGVPTNIGFTSEKRKEAGKQFIDVGIAEEHAVAMISGIAKNGCKPVFATYSSFIQRTYDQISQDLCINNNPATILVNGASIYSMNDVTHLGIFDIPLISNIPNIIYLAPTSKDEYLAMLDWSIEQTQYPVAIRIPSNDVISDNRHVDTDYSNINKYQMDVKGSKVAILALGDFYQLGEEVLREIEKELGFTPTLINPRYITGLDKEMLTELQNNHDIVITLEDGILNGGFGEKIASFYGTTDMKVKNYGFKKEFIDRYEVNEIMEENGITKEQIIKDILSCNL
- a CDS encoding alpha/beta hydrolase — protein: MKKSSLLSICKRAMIGMTLMTVGAGSVFAADISNGADNFYKSDKVTLQKVTFQNQYKMGVTGNLFVPKNMKQNTKNSAIIIGHPMGAVKEQSSNLYAQKLAEQGFVTLAIDLSFWGEREGQPRNAVSPDIYAEDFSAAVDFLGTHSFVDPNKIGALGICGSGSFAISAAKIDPRMKAIATVSMYDMGSANRNGLNHSLTLEQRKQFIADAAEQRYAEFNGGKTEYTSGTVHKIDENSSPIEKEFYDFYRTSRGEFTPEGATTETTTHPTLTSNIKFMNFYPFNDIETISPRPMLFITGDQAHSKEFSEDAYRRAAEPKELLIVPGAGHVDLYDRVDMIPFDKLGNFFKTNLK